The proteins below are encoded in one region of Marinobacter sp. F4206:
- a CDS encoding universal stress protein, with the protein MYSKILIAIDPEDDGEGKRALEEGVRLLSEGGELHLASVFSPGGAGFFPHVTEDAPAEKEAEVRGTLSLLARKYLPLNQNATLHVVAGSAGEKLVALAGNICVDLMILVSRGATGRWPLRRATVEHVSVNAPCAVLVLPALVKEPEDDGEGR; encoded by the coding sequence ATGTACAGTAAGATTTTGATCGCCATAGATCCTGAAGATGACGGGGAAGGCAAGCGCGCCCTGGAAGAGGGCGTCAGACTGCTCAGCGAGGGTGGCGAGTTGCACCTGGCCAGTGTCTTCAGTCCCGGGGGCGCTGGTTTCTTTCCCCACGTCACCGAAGATGCACCGGCTGAAAAGGAAGCCGAGGTCCGGGGGACGCTGAGTCTTTTGGCCCGGAAATATCTGCCGCTGAATCAGAATGCGACCCTGCATGTGGTGGCCGGCAGCGCGGGCGAGAAGCTGGTCGCTCTGGCCGGTAATATCTGTGTGGATCTGATGATCCTGGTGTCTCGTGGGGCGACCGGAAGATGGCCCCTGCGCCGGGCCACCGTGGAGCATGTGTCCGTCAATGCGCCCTGCGCGGTTCTTGTGCTTCCGGCACTGGTGAAGGAACCCGAAGACGACGGGGAAGGTCGCTAG
- a CDS encoding ABC transporter substrate-binding protein — MKIPPIIAGLLGTLVLPVCQAQTRELNLYTFEAPPYQVTDAIAPELGKQVAGETVETIACAAGQAGWSANIRVTPPKRAIHSLRRNRVDGYFAIDPSAELDATAHRSAPVAKAKWYFFTVTPQVDTRRARIGVVDGSNEESWLRANGYEVFMSVASPGQLLALLERDRIDAALMDERVMAGLKADSYGAEKKLHKRFLRQAPLYLYLSNDFTSEHPGFLARFNRHLPACMSDQVSLKTGDIPPTI, encoded by the coding sequence ATGAAGATACCGCCTATCATTGCTGGCCTGCTGGGCACCCTTGTATTACCGGTATGCCAGGCTCAGACCCGTGAACTCAATCTTTACACCTTTGAGGCCCCGCCTTATCAGGTGACGGACGCCATTGCCCCTGAACTCGGGAAGCAGGTTGCCGGCGAGACGGTCGAGACCATTGCCTGCGCGGCCGGACAGGCCGGCTGGTCTGCGAACATTCGCGTAACGCCGCCCAAACGTGCCATCCATTCTCTGCGCCGCAACCGAGTCGATGGCTATTTTGCGATTGACCCCTCGGCGGAGCTGGACGCCACTGCCCACCGTAGCGCGCCCGTTGCCAAGGCCAAATGGTATTTCTTCACCGTCACCCCCCAGGTCGACACACGTCGTGCCCGAATCGGCGTCGTGGATGGCAGCAACGAGGAATCCTGGCTCAGGGCGAACGGCTATGAGGTCTTTATGAGTGTGGCCTCTCCCGGTCAGTTACTCGCCTTGCTTGAGCGCGACCGGATTGATGCTGCGTTGATGGACGAGCGGGTAATGGCCGGACTCAAAGCCGACAGCTATGGTGCCGAGAAAAAACTGCACAAGCGATTCCTTCGCCAAGCGCCGCTTTATCTGTACCTCAGCAACGACTTCACCAGCGAGCATCCGGGATTTCTTGCCCGCTTCAACCGGCACCTGCCGGCCTGCATGAGCGATCAGGTCTCCCTGAAAACCGGTGATATCCCGCCCACCATCTAG
- a CDS encoding cytochrome c oxidase assembly protein produces MSAASYLLPYDFSPITVLSFALVLGLYGVALLRLPEADRPGPGRIITFVAGVLLCYGVMQTRFDYYSQYMFFVHRGQHLILHHLGPILIALSNPLPILRFWYGRLGPGAHRMFRPLGLVYRILQQPAIASILFVGLIYFWLWPPIHFDAMLSRQLYWLMNWSMLLDGLLFWWLIFDPRSPAISNALGYGKRILLLALVAIPQMILGAWIVFSRGMVYDVYEVCGRAWPMPPETDQLLGGLLTWIPPAMMSILGILIILRRAMHEDGKFTSRKTVTEGPAS; encoded by the coding sequence ATGTCTGCCGCCAGCTATCTTCTGCCCTACGATTTTTCGCCGATAACGGTGCTCAGCTTCGCACTGGTGCTGGGGCTGTATGGGGTAGCGCTGCTACGACTTCCAGAGGCCGACCGGCCGGGTCCCGGGCGAATCATCACTTTTGTGGCGGGGGTACTGCTGTGTTACGGCGTAATGCAGACCCGGTTCGACTACTATTCCCAATACATGTTTTTTGTCCACCGCGGCCAGCACCTGATTCTGCACCACCTGGGGCCGATCCTCATTGCACTGTCCAACCCGTTGCCGATACTGCGGTTCTGGTACGGCAGACTCGGCCCTGGAGCCCACCGAATGTTCAGGCCCCTCGGTCTGGTCTACCGGATACTGCAGCAGCCGGCCATCGCCTCGATTCTATTCGTCGGACTGATCTACTTCTGGCTCTGGCCTCCGATCCATTTCGACGCCATGTTAAGCCGCCAACTCTACTGGCTGATGAACTGGAGCATGCTGCTGGACGGCCTGCTGTTCTGGTGGCTGATCTTCGATCCACGGTCACCAGCCATCAGCAATGCCCTGGGCTACGGCAAGCGCATCCTTCTGCTGGCACTGGTGGCGATCCCGCAGATGATCCTGGGCGCCTGGATCGTGTTCTCCCGGGGCATGGTTTACGACGTTTATGAGGTCTGTGGCCGGGCCTGGCCGATGCCACCGGAGACCGACCAGCTGTTGGGCGGGCTGCTGACCTGGATCCCCCCGGCGATGATGAGCATTCTCGGCATCCTGATCATTCTTCGTCGTGCCATGCATGAGGATGGCAAATTCACCAGCCGCAAGACCGTAACGGAAGGGCCAGCATCATGA
- the hemN gene encoding oxygen-independent coproporphyrinogen III oxidase, with amino-acid sequence MSSETAVAAASNELPAFIWDDALIRRYDLSGPRYTSYPTAVEFTPDYTVEDMVKAAARSKASARPLSLYTHLPFCAHLCYYCACNKVITKKRDKAMPYVERVLKEAGIQSRLFGADRPVKQLHWGGGTPTFLPRDVMQHLMAGYAELFNLQTGDERDYSVEIDPREVDQDTLPTLWELGFNRISLGVQDVNPQVQKAVNRIQPRDMTEAVLNEARRIGFRSINLDLIYGLPYQTPESFAETLEAVIEMSPDRLSVFSYAHLPDRFYPQTRIQSETLPSPQQKLTILHNTINRLLEAGYEYIGMDHFAKPDDSLAVAQREGRLHRNFQGYTTHSDCDLVSLGVSAIGQTDDAYFQNNHDLPAWEAAIDAGQLAITRGVSLSRDDRIRRWVIGQLICQFRLDRQQFAAEWQEDFDRYFADELNRLKPMVQDELIADAGTVLQVQPSGRLLIRAICQIFDLYRKEGASQRFSRII; translated from the coding sequence ATGTCTTCCGAAACCGCCGTTGCAGCTGCTTCAAACGAACTTCCGGCTTTCATCTGGGATGATGCCCTGATCCGCCGTTATGACCTCAGCGGCCCCCGTTATACCTCCTACCCGACGGCCGTGGAGTTCACGCCCGATTACACGGTGGAAGACATGGTCAAAGCGGCTGCCCGCAGCAAGGCCAGTGCCCGGCCCTTGTCCCTGTACACCCACCTGCCGTTCTGTGCCCACCTCTGTTATTACTGCGCCTGCAATAAGGTCATCACCAAGAAGCGCGACAAGGCGATGCCCTATGTGGAGCGGGTACTGAAAGAGGCGGGCATCCAGTCCAGGCTGTTCGGGGCGGACCGACCGGTCAAGCAGCTGCACTGGGGCGGCGGCACACCCACCTTCCTGCCGCGGGATGTGATGCAGCACCTGATGGCCGGTTACGCGGAACTCTTTAACCTGCAGACCGGTGATGAGCGGGATTACAGCGTGGAGATCGATCCCCGCGAGGTCGATCAGGATACCCTGCCGACACTGTGGGAACTGGGCTTTAACCGCATTAGTCTGGGTGTCCAGGATGTAAATCCGCAGGTGCAGAAAGCGGTAAACCGGATCCAGCCACGGGACATGACCGAGGCGGTTCTCAACGAGGCCCGCCGGATTGGCTTCCGCTCCATCAACCTCGACCTGATCTACGGCCTGCCTTACCAGACACCGGAGAGTTTCGCCGAGACCCTGGAGGCGGTGATCGAAATGTCCCCGGACCGGCTATCGGTGTTCAGCTACGCGCACCTGCCGGACCGGTTCTACCCGCAGACCCGCATCCAGAGCGAGACCCTGCCAAGTCCACAGCAGAAGCTGACCATCCTGCATAACACCATCAACCGGCTGCTCGAGGCCGGGTACGAATACATTGGCATGGACCACTTTGCCAAACCGGACGACAGTCTGGCGGTGGCTCAGCGCGAAGGTCGCCTGCACCGGAACTTCCAGGGCTACACCACCCATTCCGACTGCGATCTGGTGTCCCTGGGTGTCTCCGCCATCGGCCAGACCGACGATGCCTACTTCCAGAACAACCACGACCTGCCAGCCTGGGAAGCGGCCATCGATGCCGGCCAGCTGGCGATCACCCGGGGTGTGAGCCTGAGCCGGGATGACCGCATCCGCCGCTGGGTAATCGGTCAGCTGATCTGTCAGTTCCGGCTGGATCGCCAGCAGTTTGCCGCCGAGTGGCAGGAAGACTTCGATCGCTACTTTGCCGATGAACTGAATCGCCTCAAACCGATGGTGCAGGATGAGCTAATCGCCGACGCGGGCACGGTCCTGCAGGTACAGCCCTCCGGCCGCCTGCTGATTCGCGCCATCTGCCAGATCTTCGACCTGTACCGCAAGGAAGGCGCCAGCCAGCGGTTTTCCCGGATTATCTGA
- a CDS encoding cryptochrome/photolyase family protein, with protein MANLILILGDQLTPDISALDDADPSQDRIVMAEVGDEAGYTNHHKKKLVLLFSAMRHFARQLEQDGWQVHYQAYQPDNECQSLEAVIAERVKAWTPDKVITTECGEWRLHSQISQWHERLGVPVEIRPDTRFIASKQEFADWAEGRKQLRMEFFYREMRRKTGLLMTSDGDPEGGQWNFDADNRKKWTGKPPAPAPFRVEPDAITRQVIALVDDHFADHFGTTEDFHFAVTPEDAGAALEHFIDFALPCFGDFQDAISDTEDWLFHSILSPYINCGLLDPLAVCEAAAKAWYAGQAPINAVEGFVRQIIGWREFVRGIYWLHMPEYARENRLGNTRALPWFYWTGDTKMRCMHKAIDATRRNAYAHHIQRLMVTGNFALLAGVTPEEICDWYLAVYADAYDWVELPNVLGMVMHADGGYLGSKPYAASGKYINRMSDHCSNCHYKVNKSTEDDACPFNALYWHFIDRHRDDFAGNPRMGMMYRNWDKQKPERREALLHRADALLANIEKL; from the coding sequence ATGGCCAACCTGATCCTGATCCTGGGCGATCAACTGACGCCCGACATCAGTGCCCTCGACGATGCCGACCCGAGCCAGGATCGGATCGTTATGGCCGAAGTCGGCGACGAGGCCGGCTACACCAACCACCACAAGAAAAAACTGGTGCTGCTGTTCAGTGCCATGCGGCATTTCGCCAGGCAACTCGAACAGGACGGCTGGCAGGTGCACTACCAGGCCTATCAGCCGGACAATGAATGCCAGAGCCTGGAAGCGGTGATTGCCGAACGGGTGAAGGCGTGGACGCCGGACAAAGTCATCACCACCGAGTGCGGGGAGTGGCGGCTGCATTCGCAGATCAGCCAGTGGCACGAAAGACTGGGTGTGCCCGTGGAGATTCGCCCGGATACCCGTTTCATTGCCAGCAAGCAGGAGTTTGCGGACTGGGCCGAAGGGCGAAAACAGCTGCGTATGGAGTTCTTCTACCGGGAAATGCGCCGAAAAACAGGCTTGTTGATGACAAGCGACGGCGATCCGGAAGGTGGCCAGTGGAACTTCGACGCCGACAACCGGAAAAAATGGACCGGCAAACCGCCGGCACCCGCCCCCTTCCGTGTCGAGCCGGATGCCATCACCCGGCAGGTGATCGCACTGGTGGATGACCACTTTGCCGATCACTTCGGCACCACCGAGGATTTCCACTTCGCCGTCACGCCCGAGGATGCCGGGGCGGCGCTCGAGCACTTCATCGATTTCGCCCTGCCCTGCTTCGGTGATTTTCAGGATGCCATTTCAGATACCGAAGACTGGCTCTTTCACTCCATCCTTTCGCCCTACATCAACTGCGGCCTGCTGGATCCACTTGCAGTCTGTGAGGCAGCCGCAAAAGCCTGGTATGCCGGGCAGGCGCCTATCAATGCGGTGGAGGGGTTCGTCCGGCAGATCATCGGCTGGCGCGAGTTCGTCCGGGGTATCTACTGGCTGCACATGCCGGAATACGCCCGGGAAAACCGCCTCGGCAACACCCGGGCCCTGCCCTGGTTCTACTGGACCGGGGACACCAAGATGCGGTGTATGCACAAGGCCATCGACGCCACCCGGCGCAATGCCTATGCCCACCACATCCAGCGACTGATGGTGACCGGCAACTTTGCCCTGCTCGCCGGTGTCACACCGGAAGAAATCTGCGACTGGTACCTCGCGGTCTACGCCGACGCCTACGACTGGGTGGAATTACCCAATGTGCTGGGCATGGTGATGCACGCCGACGGCGGCTATCTCGGCTCCAAACCCTACGCCGCCAGCGGCAAATACATCAACCGCATGTCCGACCATTGCAGCAACTGTCACTACAAGGTGAACAAGAGCACGGAAGACGATGCCTGCCCCTTCAACGCACTGTACTGGCACTTTATTGACCGGCACCGGGATGATTTCGCGGGGAATCCCCGGATGGGCATGATGTATCGCAACTGGGACAAACAGAAACCGGAGAGGCGGGAAGCACTGCTTCACCGGGCCGACGCGTTACTGGCGAATATTGAGAAACTATAG
- a CDS encoding SCO family protein yields MRQYLTPRNRMAVLAILALLLVLQGCSDRNADWHGKDISGLMPDLEFRLTGTSGKPLTEADTDGQIRLVYFGFTSCPDVCPATLSGLSKAIKQMPEDLQDDVTTLFVSVDPQRDTPERIGSYVNFFGENILGMTAEQPTLRDLTKRYRTTFGYDEPDADGNYQVSHSAAVYVFDGAGNARLLFRPDLTPQMMSEDLTTLARESRT; encoded by the coding sequence ATGAGACAGTACCTCACTCCCCGTAACCGGATGGCCGTGCTGGCAATACTGGCGCTCCTGCTCGTCCTGCAAGGCTGCTCCGACCGCAACGCCGACTGGCATGGCAAGGACATTAGCGGACTGATGCCAGACCTGGAATTCAGGTTGACCGGCACCTCGGGCAAACCGTTGACCGAGGCCGATACCGACGGGCAGATACGCCTGGTGTATTTCGGTTTCACCTCCTGCCCGGATGTCTGCCCGGCCACACTCAGCGGGCTCAGCAAGGCCATCAAGCAGATGCCGGAGGACTTGCAGGATGACGTCACAACCCTGTTCGTCAGTGTGGACCCACAACGGGACACACCGGAACGCATCGGCAGCTACGTGAATTTCTTTGGGGAGAACATCCTCGGCATGACCGCAGAGCAACCGACGCTGAGGGACCTGACCAAGCGTTACCGCACCACCTTCGGGTATGACGAGCCCGACGCTGACGGCAACTACCAGGTATCCCACAGCGCCGCGGTTTATGTGTTTGACGGAGCCGGCAATGCCCGTCTGCTGTTTCGCCCCGACCTGACGCCGCAGATGATGAGTGAGGACCTGACTACCCTGGCCCGGGAAAGTCGAACGTGA
- a CDS encoding GFA family protein, with protein MKQTGSCLCGGIQYEINGPLTDVLNCHCSMCRKLHASAFRTRAKVQSSDWHTVKGQELMKFYESSPGEHKGFCSNCGSSLYTKFDANPEIYGFPLGTLDIDPGVKAERHVFVGSKAPWFEITDDLPQHTEYD; from the coding sequence ATGAAGCAAACGGGTAGCTGTCTCTGCGGAGGCATCCAATACGAAATCAACGGTCCGCTGACTGATGTCCTGAACTGTCATTGCTCAATGTGCCGGAAGCTACACGCCTCAGCGTTCAGAACCCGCGCAAAGGTGCAGTCTTCCGATTGGCACACAGTCAAGGGTCAGGAATTGATGAAGTTCTACGAATCCTCTCCGGGTGAGCACAAGGGCTTTTGCTCAAATTGCGGTTCCAGCCTCTACACAAAATTCGATGCAAACCCCGAGATCTATGGCTTTCCACTCGGAACACTCGATATAGACCCGGGAGTAAAAGCGGAGCGCCACGTATTCGTGGGCAGTAAGGCGCCCTGGTTCGAGATCACGGACGATCTGCCTCAGCATACGGAGTATGACTGA
- a CDS encoding HAD family hydrolase has product MARFSDSIAAPSVLIFDWHGTLVDTHDAMFSAMEDMLPQLEELNLVERLLPEDKCRTADDARLVRYIRIFRRLHPRILAERRVSRTDIFNAIFGDDRDAKLIAHNAYNEAYRRYFGKVRPFQPGAYEYLSALKAMGIKLAVSTNRNREFLDKEMVTVDEGRWQHLFDATVCADDVTEYKPDPEVILKTLEKLGLPADDRAWYVGDSYVDMLTANKAGVAGVFYNGACWEPDRINSWFSFRDAPSAILDSFEDLLDLLALLERSHPEAFRQAPAEVRPKPFPPPRRPEPRVEADWHPAVVKLIRPSVVLFDWHATLVDTLDAMYHAVDDMLPDFHKLDLMDRMVAPEDSKTPEDARLVAYVREFARLHPKVKADRKISRTDIFEVLFGDDQESKQVAHRAFNYHYRTHYGTVKAFEPRVRDVLEGLRRLHMQVGVITNRDREFFEHELAAVEDTGWTDLFDVDVCGDDTPLRKPHPDQLLLAVQKLDYPPDPSVWYVGDSTTDVIAAKRAGMTSVFFNGAQWDLPWLNRIFPGTHKHPDKPDVVVNDFSEFWALVLACEVGPP; this is encoded by the coding sequence ATGGCCCGATTCAGCGATTCCATAGCGGCGCCTTCGGTGCTGATTTTTGACTGGCATGGCACCCTGGTGGATACCCACGACGCCATGTTCAGTGCCATGGAAGACATGCTGCCGCAGCTAGAAGAACTGAATCTGGTGGAACGGCTGCTGCCCGAGGACAAGTGCCGGACGGCGGATGACGCCAGGCTGGTTCGCTATATCCGGATCTTTCGGCGCCTGCACCCGCGGATACTGGCCGAGCGACGGGTGTCCCGGACCGACATCTTCAACGCGATTTTTGGCGATGACCGGGACGCCAAGCTGATCGCCCATAACGCCTATAACGAGGCCTACCGTCGGTACTTCGGCAAGGTCCGACCCTTCCAGCCCGGCGCTTATGAGTACCTGTCGGCGCTCAAGGCCATGGGCATCAAGCTGGCGGTCTCCACCAATCGGAACCGGGAGTTCCTGGATAAGGAAATGGTCACCGTTGACGAAGGCCGCTGGCAGCATCTGTTTGATGCGACGGTGTGCGCCGACGACGTTACCGAGTACAAACCGGATCCCGAAGTCATCCTCAAGACCCTGGAGAAGCTGGGGTTGCCCGCGGATGATCGCGCCTGGTACGTGGGTGACAGCTACGTCGACATGCTGACGGCGAACAAGGCGGGGGTGGCGGGCGTGTTCTACAACGGGGCCTGCTGGGAACCTGATCGCATTAACAGCTGGTTTTCCTTTCGCGATGCCCCGTCGGCCATTCTCGACAGCTTCGAAGACCTGCTGGACCTGTTGGCGCTGCTGGAACGCAGCCACCCGGAGGCGTTTCGTCAGGCACCGGCCGAAGTGCGGCCCAAACCGTTTCCACCACCCCGGCGGCCGGAACCGCGGGTGGAGGCGGACTGGCACCCTGCCGTGGTCAAGCTCATCCGTCCCTCGGTGGTGCTGTTCGACTGGCATGCGACGCTGGTGGATACCCTTGATGCCATGTACCACGCCGTGGACGACATGCTGCCGGACTTTCACAAGCTGGACCTGATGGACCGCATGGTGGCGCCCGAAGACAGTAAGACCCCGGAAGATGCCCGGCTGGTGGCTTATGTCCGGGAGTTTGCACGCCTTCACCCGAAGGTAAAGGCGGACCGCAAGATTTCACGGACGGATATCTTTGAGGTGCTGTTTGGCGACGATCAGGAGTCGAAGCAGGTTGCTCATCGGGCCTTCAATTATCACTACCGCACTCACTACGGCACCGTGAAAGCTTTCGAGCCCCGGGTGCGGGATGTGCTTGAGGGACTGAGACGTTTGCACATGCAGGTCGGGGTGATCACCAACCGGGATCGCGAGTTCTTTGAGCACGAACTGGCAGCCGTGGAAGACACTGGCTGGACGGATCTGTTCGATGTGGACGTGTGCGGCGACGATACACCCCTGCGCAAACCCCACCCGGACCAGTTGCTGTTGGCGGTGCAGAAACTGGATTATCCGCCGGACCCCAGCGTCTGGTATGTCGGCGACAGCACCACCGATGTGATTGCCGCCAAACGGGCAGGGATGACCTCGGTATTCTTCAACGGCGCCCAATGGGACCTGCCGTGGTTGAACCGGATTTTCCCCGGCACCCACAAACACCCGGACAAGCCGGACGTGGTGGTCAATGATTTCTCGGAATTCTGGGCCCTGGTCCTCGCCTGTGAGGTCGGGCCGCCGTAA
- a CDS encoding DUF2256 domain-containing protein, with the protein MHKKPHLPSKICPVCQRPFTWRKKWAKDWETVRYCSERCRRNRSKPI; encoded by the coding sequence ATGCACAAGAAACCGCATCTGCCTTCAAAAATCTGTCCGGTCTGCCAGCGCCCGTTTACCTGGCGCAAGAAATGGGCGAAAGACTGGGAGACCGTTCGGTACTGCAGCGAACGTTGCCGACGTAACCGGAGCAAACCAATATGA
- a CDS encoding deoxyribodipyrimidine photo-lyase, with the protein MTTVVWFKRDLRTRDHAPLSAAAELGEPVIPLYVVEPEYWQLPDTSARQWQFIEESLADLRRQLRRIGSDLLVMAGPVPEALARLHAAHGIERIFCHQETGGQWTFERDKTVIGWSQNQGIEFREWQQFGVVRRLQDRDLWDDAWSQLMRQETPLAPERLETPADLASLATYLSPPAVADASACPDRQAGGSQRGEKLLTSFLERRCVGYQYNISSPVSAVRACSRLSPHIAYGTVSLREIYQGAKATGQHPSSLPRKKRSLTSFRSRLHWHCHFIQKLEDEPELEFRAMHQDLEGLKSGPGDSERLQRWQEGQTGWPLVDACMRSLHHTGWINFRMRAMLMAVASYQLWLHWRDPALHLARQFTDFEPGIHYPQAQMQSGLTGINAVRIYNPVLQSQKLDPDGEFIRRWLPELQGLPVDFIHTPWLMTPAQKERYGGNTYISPVCDHEQAARVARKAVGEFRKQHVSQAETDRVLHRHGSRKGTVQQRPKTPSKPGPDSSQMSLFD; encoded by the coding sequence ATGACTACCGTCGTCTGGTTCAAGCGCGACCTGCGCACCCGCGACCATGCGCCGCTAAGTGCCGCGGCCGAACTCGGGGAACCGGTGATTCCGTTGTACGTGGTCGAACCTGAGTACTGGCAACTGCCGGACACTTCTGCCAGGCAATGGCAGTTCATCGAGGAGTCACTGGCGGATTTGCGACGCCAACTCCGGCGCATCGGCAGCGACCTGCTGGTGATGGCCGGACCGGTGCCCGAGGCGCTTGCCCGGCTGCACGCGGCGCATGGTATCGAACGAATCTTCTGCCACCAGGAGACTGGCGGCCAGTGGACTTTCGAGCGGGACAAAACGGTGATCGGGTGGAGCCAGAACCAGGGCATCGAGTTCCGGGAATGGCAGCAGTTTGGCGTGGTCCGCCGGCTGCAGGACCGGGACCTCTGGGACGACGCCTGGAGCCAGCTTATGCGCCAGGAAACGCCCCTGGCGCCGGAGCGGTTGGAGACCCCGGCCGATCTCGCCAGCCTGGCCACCTACCTCAGCCCACCGGCCGTGGCTGACGCGTCGGCCTGCCCGGATCGCCAGGCCGGCGGCAGCCAGCGTGGGGAGAAACTGTTGACCTCATTTCTGGAACGACGCTGTGTCGGCTACCAGTACAACATATCCAGTCCGGTCAGTGCGGTGCGCGCCTGCTCCCGCCTTAGCCCGCACATTGCCTACGGGACCGTCAGCCTGCGAGAGATTTACCAGGGCGCCAAGGCCACCGGTCAGCACCCCAGCAGCCTGCCCCGGAAGAAACGCAGCCTGACCAGTTTCCGCTCCCGCTTACACTGGCACTGCCATTTCATCCAGAAACTGGAAGACGAACCCGAACTGGAGTTCCGGGCCATGCACCAGGACCTGGAAGGGCTTAAGTCGGGCCCCGGCGATTCAGAGCGGCTGCAGCGCTGGCAGGAGGGACAGACCGGCTGGCCGCTGGTGGATGCCTGCATGCGCTCACTTCACCATACCGGCTGGATCAATTTCCGCATGCGCGCGATGCTGATGGCCGTGGCCAGTTACCAGCTCTGGCTGCACTGGCGCGATCCGGCCCTGCACCTGGCCCGCCAGTTCACCGATTTCGAGCCCGGCATCCACTACCCGCAGGCCCAGATGCAGTCCGGGCTCACCGGCATCAACGCCGTGCGCATCTACAACCCGGTCCTGCAGAGCCAGAAGCTGGACCCGGATGGTGAATTTATCCGGCGCTGGCTGCCCGAATTGCAGGGCCTGCCGGTGGACTTCATTCACACGCCCTGGCTGATGACCCCCGCCCAGAAGGAACGCTACGGCGGCAACACCTACATCTCCCCGGTCTGTGATCATGAGCAGGCGGCTCGCGTCGCCCGGAAGGCCGTTGGCGAGTTTCGGAAACAGCACGTCTCCCAGGCAGAGACTGATCGGGTATTGCACCGGCATGGCAGCCGCAAAGGTACCGTCCAGCAGCGGCCCAAAACACCCTCAAAGCCGGGGCCAGACAGCTCACAAATGTCGCTGTTCGACTAG